The genomic segment GATGAAGTTTCTGCGACTGTTGTGAGTAAAGACGATGGAAATGGAAATATTCTGTTGTCCAGAACAGAAGCAGCAGATGTGCTTGCATGGGATAAGCTGAAAGAATTAAAGGATTCAAAAGAAGTAATTGATGTGGTGGTAAAAGGCATTGTAAATGGCGGCGTGATCGCCTATGTAGAAGGTGTACGTGGATTTATTCCCGCATCAAAGCTTGCCCTGAATTATGTGGAGGATACAAACGAATATCTGAACAAACCAATCCAGGTTCAGGTTTTCGATATTGATAAAGAAAAAGGAAGATTAATTCTCTCTGCAAAGGAAATATTAAGAGAAAAAGCAGAGGAGGAGAGAAAAACAAAAATCTCCAATGTGCAGGTCGGACTTGTAACAGAAGGTGTTGTTGAGAGCTTACAGCCATATGGTGCATTCGTAGATCTGGGAAATGGTCTGTCAGGTCTGGTTCATATTTCACAGATCTGTGAGAAGAGAATTAAGAAACCATCAGAAGTTCTGACAGTTGGAGATAAAGTAAAGGTAAAAGTAACTGCTGTCAAAGATGGAAAATTAAGTCTGAGCATCAAAGAGGCAACAGATATGATGGCTAAGGAAATTGAGGAGGAAGTGATCGAGCTTCCAGATTCAAAGGAAGAGGCTTCCACATCTCTTGGCGCACTTTTTGCAAACATTAAATTAGATAATTGAGGTTAGAATCTGTATGAGAAATCAGGAAAAAATATTTGTAATAGGTCACAAGAATCCGGATACGGATTCCATCTGTTCAGCAATTGCCTATGCGGACATCAAAAACAGGACTTCTCAGAAGGTGAAATACATTCCAAAGCGTGCAGGACA from the Blautia wexlerae DSM 19850 genome contains:
- a CDS encoding S1 RNA-binding domain-containing protein, encoding MAESMKDYETELEASFKKIEEGDILTGTVVSVDEKEVVVDLKYYAEGIIPAEDYSREPGFSLKEQVNVGDEVSATVVSKDDGNGNILLSRTEAADVLAWDKLKELKDSKEVIDVVVKGIVNGGVIAYVEGVRGFIPASKLALNYVEDTNEYLNKPIQVQVFDIDKEKGRLILSAKEILREKAEEERKTKISNVQVGLVTEGVVESLQPYGAFVDLGNGLSGLVHISQICEKRIKKPSEVLTVGDKVKVKVTAVKDGKLSLSIKEATDMMAKEIEEEVIELPDSKEEASTSLGALFANIKLDN